The following coding sequences lie in one Bacteroides helcogenes P 36-108 genomic window:
- the nfo gene encoding deoxyribonuclease IV produces the protein MKFIGAHVSASGGVESAPVNAHEIGANAFALFTRNQRQWVAKPLSVANIELFKKHCDDYAFDSDYILPHDSYLINLGHPEEEGLTKSRAAFLDEMLRCEQLGLKLLNFHPGSHLNKISIEECLDRVAESVNITLSKTRGVTAVIENTAGQGSNVGNEFWQLKYIIDRVEDKSRVGVCLDTCHTYTAGYDIVNEYDKVFEEFEGTVGFDYLRAIHLNDSKKALGSKVDRHDCIGKGLIGMNFFKRFMRDERFNDIPVILETPDESLWADEIKLLHSFE, from the coding sequence ATGAAATTTATAGGCGCACACGTATCGGCAAGTGGTGGAGTTGAGTCGGCTCCTGTTAATGCTCATGAGATAGGGGCGAATGCTTTTGCTCTGTTTACCAGAAATCAACGCCAATGGGTAGCAAAGCCTTTGTCTGTTGCAAATATCGAGCTTTTTAAGAAACATTGCGATGACTATGCTTTTGATTCAGATTATATCCTACCCCATGACAGTTATTTGATTAATTTGGGACACCCTGAGGAAGAGGGGCTGACAAAAAGCCGCGCTGCCTTTCTGGATGAAATGCTGCGTTGTGAGCAATTGGGGTTGAAGTTGCTGAATTTCCATCCGGGGAGCCATCTGAATAAGATTTCCATAGAGGAATGTCTGGATAGGGTGGCGGAGTCTGTCAATATCACTTTGAGCAAGACACGAGGTGTTACGGCTGTTATAGAAAATACAGCCGGTCAGGGAAGCAATGTGGGAAATGAATTCTGGCAACTGAAGTACATCATTGACCGTGTGGAGGACAAATCGCGTGTAGGTGTCTGTCTGGACACTTGCCATACTTATACTGCAGGGTATGACATAGTGAATGAATATGATAAGGTGTTTGAGGAGTTTGAGGGGACGGTAGGTTTTGACTATTTGCGCGCCATTCACTTAAATGATTCCAAAAAAGCGTTGGGCAGCAAAGTGGATCGCCATGACTGCATTGGAAAAGGACTGATAGGCATGAACTTTTTCAAGCGCTTCATGAGAGATGAACGTTTCAACGATATACCTGTAATTCTGGAAACTCCGGATGAATCTCTCTGGGCGGACGAAATCAAGCTGTTGCACAGCTTTGAATAG
- a CDS encoding GNAT family N-acetyltransferase, producing MHTPKLTTRRLLLRPFAEDDLNDFFECCRNPHLGNNAGWKPHETIEEANEFLHTVFINQKDIWAIIYNETNRVIGSIGLMTDSKRENFQARMLGYWLKESYWGQGLMTEAIQTILNYGFSSLGLKLITANCYPFNLRSQHVLERNGFLYEGTLHQAEQIYTGEVYDHLCYYLESGTRTLPLNKSHFTQN from the coding sequence GTGCATACTCCTAAGCTCACGACCCGTCGCTTATTACTTCGACCTTTTGCAGAAGATGATTTGAATGACTTCTTTGAATGTTGCAGAAATCCCCATTTAGGTAACAATGCAGGTTGGAAACCTCACGAAACAATAGAAGAGGCAAACGAATTCCTACATACCGTATTTATAAACCAAAAGGATATTTGGGCAATAATTTATAATGAGACCAACCGCGTTATAGGTTCTATCGGATTGATGACCGATTCAAAACGAGAGAACTTCCAAGCACGCATGTTAGGATATTGGTTGAAAGAAAGCTATTGGGGACAAGGATTGATGACCGAAGCTATACAAACCATTTTGAATTATGGCTTCAGTTCACTGGGCTTAAAACTTATCACAGCCAACTGCTATCCTTTCAATCTACGTTCACAACACGTATTGGAGAGAAATGGTTTCCTCTATGAAGGAACCTTGCATCAGGCAGAACAAATATATACCGGCGAAGTATATGACCATTTATGTTATTACTTAGAATCAGGTACAAGAACACTCCCTTTGAATAAAAGTCATTTTACACAGAATTAA
- a CDS encoding lytic transglycosylase domain-containing protein, producing MKRKYKHIALTASVAFCAGVTLTFLAGSSMLNSERDSVISEVPYCVTSPAVPDKIAFAGQDIDLLRYDHHERIDRELMSFTYMHTSTLLTVKRANRYFPVIEPILRRNGVPDDFKYLAVIESSLNPLAKSPSGAAGLWQFMPVTAREFGLEVNSSIDERYHIEKETEVACKYLKQAYRKFGNWLCVAAAYNAGQGRISTQLQKQMVDQAVDLWLVEETSRYMFRLLAAKAVISNPKQYGFLLKREHLYPPISCTEINICTGIDNLAQFAKDKGITFAQLKDANPWLRDTTLVNKTGQEYILRIPTQAGMHYDPRKTVVHNKNWVID from the coding sequence ATGAAAAGAAAATACAAACATATCGCACTCACAGCATCCGTCGCCTTCTGTGCGGGTGTCACCCTCACTTTTTTGGCCGGCAGCAGCATGCTGAACTCCGAGCGTGACTCCGTGATTTCCGAAGTGCCCTACTGCGTCACTTCTCCTGCCGTGCCGGACAAGATAGCCTTTGCCGGGCAAGACATTGACTTGCTGCGCTACGACCACCACGAGCGCATAGACCGTGAACTAATGTCCTTCACCTACATGCACACTTCCACCTTGCTCACAGTAAAACGTGCCAACCGCTACTTCCCCGTCATCGAGCCGATATTGCGCCGGAACGGTGTGCCGGACGACTTCAAATATCTGGCAGTGATAGAAAGCAGCCTCAACCCACTTGCCAAGTCGCCCTCGGGAGCAGCAGGACTGTGGCAGTTCATGCCGGTCACCGCCCGTGAGTTCGGACTGGAAGTAAACAGCAGCATCGACGAACGCTACCATATAGAAAAAGAGACGGAAGTGGCTTGCAAGTATCTGAAGCAAGCCTATCGGAAGTTCGGCAACTGGCTGTGCGTGGCTGCCGCCTACAATGCAGGGCAAGGACGCATCTCTACACAATTGCAAAAGCAAATGGTGGATCAAGCCGTAGATTTATGGCTCGTGGAGGAAACTTCACGCTACATGTTCCGCCTGCTGGCTGCAAAAGCGGTCATCAGCAATCCAAAGCAATACGGCTTCTTGCTGAAACGGGAACACCTCTATCCGCCTATCTCCTGCACAGAAATCAACATCTGCACCGGCATCGACAACCTGGCGCAATTTGCCAAAGATAAGGGTATCACCTTTGCCCAACTGAAGGATGCCAACCCGTGGCTGCGCGACACGACGCTGGTGAACAAGACCGGACAAGAATACATACTGCGGATACCTACACAGGCAGGCATGCATTACGATCCCAGGAAGACGGTGGTGCACAATAAAAATTGGGTGATTGATTAA
- a CDS encoding M48 family metallopeptidase, whose product MKKQIVTFTASLLLLAGCGSVPVTGRKQVLLVSDQEVLTSSLTQYKDYMKTAPKSAAATQSAMVTRVGKRIAAATEQYLKENGLANEVKNFSWEFNLVKDSQVNAFCMPGGKIVVYEGLMKIVSSDDELAVVIGHEVAHAVAKHSNERMSQQMLAQYGAQILGQSLSQKSAAVQTIANQVYGIGAQYGVMLPFSRKHESEADYMGLIFMRMAGYNPDVAVKFWQKMSAGTSAKVPELMSTHPSDTRRINDIEKALPEIKAKYK is encoded by the coding sequence ATGAAGAAACAAATTGTTACGTTTACCGCTTCGCTGCTTCTATTGGCAGGATGTGGTTCTGTGCCTGTCACCGGGCGAAAACAGGTTTTATTAGTTTCAGACCAGGAAGTGCTGACTTCCAGCCTGACACAGTACAAAGACTACATGAAGACCGCCCCGAAGTCGGCGGCTGCCACCCAGTCGGCAATGGTGACACGCGTGGGCAAGAGGATTGCCGCCGCTACCGAACAGTACCTAAAGGAAAACGGACTTGCTAACGAGGTGAAAAACTTCTCCTGGGAGTTCAACTTGGTGAAAGACAGTCAGGTGAATGCCTTCTGCATGCCTGGTGGAAAGATTGTGGTATATGAAGGACTAATGAAAATCGTTTCTTCCGACGATGAACTGGCAGTAGTCATCGGTCATGAAGTGGCACATGCCGTGGCAAAGCATAGCAACGAACGCATGAGCCAGCAGATGCTGGCTCAATACGGAGCACAGATTTTGGGACAGTCACTGTCACAAAAAAGTGCTGCCGTACAGACCATCGCCAATCAGGTATATGGAATAGGCGCACAATACGGCGTAATGCTTCCTTTCTCGCGCAAGCACGAATCAGAAGCCGACTACATGGGACTTATCTTCATGCGCATGGCGGGATACAATCCGGATGTGGCAGTAAAATTCTGGCAGAAGATGTCGGCAGGCACTTCGGCAAAAGTACCTGAACTGATGAGTACGCATCCCAGCGACACACGCCGCATCAATGACATAGAGAAGGCATTACCGGAAATCAAGGCAAAATATAAATAA
- a CDS encoding RluA family pseudouridine synthase, translated as MLHNFHTSTAGIPLPEKFTFPFCYTPHPLCVLATEEVQKYLREQGHWQEELAQGKMFGVLVVKTPQGETGYLAAFSGILAGKNVHPFFVPPVYDLLQPQGFFKIEEEQISHINARIGQLEQDEDYKRQTGQLATLRQTARETLEEARRQQKAAKERREERRRKAALSPEHRMTAEEEKALIRESQFLKAEYKRMERAWNERIAPLQQTVSTHEDRIQALKTERKTRSAALQQRLFEQFRMLNYRGEVKTLCDIFAQTVHKTPPAGAGECAAPKLLQQAYLHGWKPVAMAEFWWGESPKTEIRHHGHYYPACKGKCEPILKHMLQGLEVDENPLLKELQSAGKEKELETVYEDKWLVVVSKPAGMLTVPGKEETVSVYSLMRERYPEADGPLIVHRLDMATSGLLVIAKTKQVHQHLQAQFKNRSVKKRYIALLKDTVTRDWGTIELPLCLNPLDRPRQMVHPEHGKPALTNFEVLERKGNHTRIAFYPRTGRTHQLRVHTAHPLGLHCPIIGDELYGEKAERLYLHAEVLEFIHPITGEKMKISRKADF; from the coding sequence ATGCTGCACAATTTCCACACCTCCACAGCGGGCATACCGCTGCCCGAAAAGTTCACCTTTCCTTTCTGCTACACGCCTCACCCACTCTGCGTGCTTGCAACGGAAGAGGTGCAGAAGTATCTCCGCGAACAGGGCCACTGGCAAGAAGAACTGGCACAAGGCAAAATGTTCGGCGTACTGGTGGTAAAGACACCGCAAGGCGAAACAGGCTACCTCGCCGCCTTCTCCGGCATCTTGGCAGGCAAGAACGTACACCCGTTTTTCGTTCCTCCGGTATATGACCTGCTGCAACCGCAGGGCTTCTTCAAGATAGAGGAAGAACAGATTTCACACATCAATGCACGCATCGGGCAACTGGAACAGGACGAAGACTACAAACGGCAGACCGGACAACTGGCAACCCTGCGGCAAACCGCCCGCGAAACATTGGAAGAAGCCCGCCGGCAGCAGAAAGCCGCCAAAGAAAGAAGAGAAGAAAGGAGAAGAAAAGCCGCCTTGTCTCCCGAACACCGGATGACCGCCGAAGAAGAGAAAGCACTGATACGCGAAAGCCAGTTCCTGAAAGCAGAATACAAGCGCATGGAACGAGCCTGGAACGAGCGCATCGCTCCTTTGCAGCAAACCGTCTCCACCCACGAAGACCGCATACAGGCATTGAAAACTGAACGTAAGACACGCTCCGCCGCCTTACAGCAAAGGCTGTTCGAGCAGTTCCGAATGCTGAACTACCGGGGAGAGGTCAAAACCCTTTGCGACATCTTTGCGCAAACCGTACACAAGACCCCGCCCGCCGGAGCCGGTGAGTGTGCCGCCCCCAAGCTACTGCAACAAGCCTATCTGCACGGTTGGAAGCCCGTTGCCATGGCAGAGTTCTGGTGGGGCGAATCTCCCAAAACGGAAATCCGCCACCACGGGCACTACTACCCCGCTTGCAAAGGCAAGTGCGAGCCGATACTGAAGCACATGTTGCAGGGACTGGAAGTGGACGAGAACCCGCTGCTGAAAGAATTGCAGTCAGCCGGAAAGGAGAAGGAACTGGAAACTGTCTATGAAGACAAATGGCTGGTAGTGGTCAGCAAGCCGGCGGGCATGCTGACCGTACCCGGCAAGGAAGAGACGGTTTCCGTTTACAGCCTGATGCGCGAACGCTATCCGGAAGCAGACGGTCCGCTGATTGTACACCGCCTGGACATGGCCACATCGGGGCTGCTCGTCATTGCCAAGACCAAGCAAGTACACCAACATCTGCAAGCGCAGTTCAAAAACCGCAGTGTAAAGAAACGGTATATCGCATTGCTGAAAGACACCGTCACCCGGGATTGGGGAACCATCGAACTGCCACTATGCCTCAATCCCCTGGACCGCCCCCGGCAAATGGTACATCCCGAACATGGGAAACCCGCCCTGACGAACTTTGAGGTACTGGAACGCAAAGGCAATCACACCCGCATCGCCTTCTATCCACGTACCGGGCGTACACATCAGCTCAGGGTGCACACCGCCCACCCGCTTGGACTGCATTGCCCCATTATCGGCGACGAACTCTATGGAGAGAAAGCCGAGCGTCTGTATCTGCACGCCGAAGTACTGGAATTCATTCATCCGATAACCGGAGAGAAAATGAAGATTAGCCGAAAAGCAGACTTTTAA
- a CDS encoding SDR family NAD(P)-dependent oxidoreductase translates to MKAIIIGATSGIGQEVAKLLVQQGWHIGIAGRRTEALENLQSCAPSHIVIQRIDITEASSAAQLRQMIEKLGGMDLFFLSSGVGFQNRHLNPDMELETARTNVEGFTRMITTAFNYFKEKGGGHIAIISSIAGTKGLGIAPAYSATKRFQNTYIDALAQLSRMQCLNVHFTDIRPGFVATDLLKNGKYPMLMQADQVARQIVRALNKKKRVLVIDARYRVLVFFWLMIPRWLWERLPIKN, encoded by the coding sequence ATGAAAGCCATCATCATAGGAGCCACTTCGGGCATCGGACAAGAAGTAGCCAAACTGCTGGTACAACAGGGCTGGCACATAGGCATTGCTGGCAGGCGAACGGAAGCGCTGGAAAATTTGCAGTCATGCGCCCCCTCTCATATAGTAATTCAAAGGATAGACATAACAGAAGCATCCTCCGCCGCACAACTCCGCCAAATGATAGAGAAGTTAGGAGGCATGGATCTTTTCTTTCTCAGTTCGGGAGTAGGTTTCCAGAACAGGCATCTGAATCCGGATATGGAACTGGAGACGGCACGCACCAATGTGGAGGGTTTTACTCGCATGATAACCACGGCCTTCAACTACTTCAAGGAGAAAGGAGGCGGACACATTGCTATCATCAGTTCCATTGCCGGAACCAAGGGACTGGGCATCGCGCCGGCCTACTCTGCCACAAAGCGGTTTCAGAATACCTATATAGATGCATTGGCACAACTGTCCCGCATGCAGTGTCTCAATGTACACTTCACCGATATCCGCCCGGGATTCGTTGCCACCGACTTATTGAAGAACGGAAAATACCCGATGCTGATGCAGGCAGACCAAGTGGCAAGACAAATTGTCAGGGCCTTGAACAAAAAGAAACGGGTGCTTGTGATTGATGCCCGCTACCGTGTGTTGGTCTTTTTCTGGCTCATGATTCCACGATGGTTGTGGGAAAGGTTGCCCATAAAAAATTGA
- a CDS encoding nucleoside deaminase: MAYQKEFMETAIQLALDNINRGGGPFGAVIVKDGKIVGQGCNSVTNHLDPTAHAEVMAIRNTCQALDTFILEGCEIYSSCEPCPMCLSAIYWAHIDRIYYACTKCDAAQAGFDDSFIYKQLDLPADKRKIVAEEHDRKASQKIFDSWIKKEDKIEY; this comes from the coding sequence ATGGCATATCAAAAAGAATTTATGGAAACCGCCATCCAATTGGCACTTGACAATATTAACCGGGGAGGGGGCCCCTTCGGTGCTGTCATCGTAAAAGACGGAAAAATTGTTGGCCAAGGTTGCAATAGTGTAACCAATCATTTAGACCCTACCGCACATGCCGAAGTTATGGCAATCCGCAATACTTGCCAGGCGCTTGATACATTCATCTTGGAAGGATGTGAAATCTATTCTTCCTGCGAGCCCTGTCCTATGTGCCTCTCAGCTATTTACTGGGCACATATAGACAGAATATATTATGCATGTACGAAATGCGATGCAGCCCAAGCAGGTTTCGATGATTCATTCATATACAAGCAACTGGATTTACCGGCTGACAAGCGCAAGATTGTTGCCGAAGAACATGACAGGAAGGCATCACAAAAGATTTTTGATTCTTGGATAAAGAAAGAAGATAAAATAGAATACTAA
- a CDS encoding glycine zipper domain-containing protein: MKRCFIGFLTLATICSSCSTGQMASGDPGAIFTGAAIGGNVGSAIGGLIGDSNGGWRGGYRGSAIGTIIGTIAGAAIGNAVSAPKQEEHGYRIERTESYEPQADVYPALSVFDNLKIRNIRFIDDSRDQTISSGESSKVIFEIMNEGDRTIYNIVPMVTETTGMKRIYISSPIMVEQIAPHNGVKYTANISAGDRIKTGNVTIRVAVADGNGQQYDWQEFSLPTQR; encoded by the coding sequence ATGAAAAGGTGTTTCATCGGCTTTCTGACATTGGCCACGATTTGCAGCAGTTGCAGTACCGGACAAATGGCGTCAGGCGATCCCGGCGCTATATTTACCGGAGCAGCTATCGGTGGGAATGTAGGCAGCGCCATCGGCGGACTGATAGGTGACAGTAACGGTGGTTGGCGAGGCGGCTATCGTGGCTCCGCTATCGGAACAATCATCGGAACCATTGCAGGAGCTGCCATCGGAAATGCCGTTTCTGCCCCCAAACAAGAGGAGCACGGCTACCGTATAGAAAGGACAGAATCTTATGAACCGCAAGCTGATGTCTATCCAGCCCTTTCTGTCTTCGACAATCTGAAGATACGCAATATTCGCTTCATTGACGACAGCCGTGACCAGACCATCAGCTCCGGTGAAAGCAGCAAGGTGATTTTTGAGATCATGAACGAAGGCGACCGGACCATATACAATATAGTTCCCATGGTCACGGAGACCACGGGGATGAAGCGTATCTACATCTCATCCCCCATTATGGTAGAGCAGATTGCCCCGCACAATGGTGTGAAATACACCGCCAATATCAGCGCGGGCGACCGGATAAAGACAGGAAATGTAACCATACGTGTAGCTGTGGCCGACGGAAACGGACAGCAATACGACTGGCAAGAATTCTCACTACCCACACAACGATAA
- a CDS encoding beta-ketoacyl-ACP synthase III: MQMTNAVITGVGGYVPDYILTNDEISKMVDTTNEWIMERIGIKERHILKDEGLGTSYMARKAAKQLLQRTQSHPDEIDLVIVATTTPDYLLPSTASILCDKLELKNAFAFDMQAVCSGFLYALETGANFIRSGKYQKVIVIGADKMSSIVNYTDRTTCPIFADGAAAFMLQPTTENIGIMDSVLKTDGKGLPFLHIKAGGSVCAPSYYTLDNHLHHIYQEGRTVFKYAVANMSDACETIITRNNLNKGEIDWVVPHQANQRIISAVAQRLEMPAEKVMVNIERYGNTSSGTLPLCIWDFENKLKKGDNLIFTAFGAGFTWGAIYIKWGYDGSSPSQIKINDQIISMRK; this comes from the coding sequence ATGCAAATGACCAATGCAGTAATTACAGGAGTTGGAGGCTATGTTCCCGATTACATTTTGACGAACGATGAGATTTCAAAAATGGTGGATACCACCAACGAATGGATAATGGAACGAATCGGAATAAAAGAAAGACATATTCTGAAAGACGAGGGACTTGGAACCTCATACATGGCTCGCAAAGCCGCCAAACAGTTGTTGCAACGTACTCAATCCCATCCGGACGAAATTGATCTGGTAATTGTAGCCACCACCACTCCCGACTATCTTCTACCGTCAACCGCTTCCATCTTATGTGACAAGCTGGAATTGAAGAATGCTTTTGCTTTTGACATGCAGGCTGTATGTAGCGGATTCCTCTATGCACTGGAAACCGGCGCCAATTTTATCCGTTCGGGAAAATACCAAAAAGTCATTGTGATAGGAGCAGACAAAATGTCTTCAATAGTGAATTATACCGACCGTACCACCTGTCCTATTTTTGCTGACGGTGCGGCAGCCTTCATGCTTCAACCCACTACTGAAAATATAGGTATCATGGATTCCGTCTTAAAAACAGATGGTAAAGGATTGCCTTTCCTGCACATCAAAGCAGGTGGTTCCGTGTGTGCTCCATCCTATTATACATTAGATAATCATCTGCATCATATTTACCAAGAAGGTCGTACGGTATTCAAATATGCCGTAGCCAACATGTCGGATGCTTGTGAAACGATCATTACAAGAAACAATTTGAATAAAGGCGAAATCGACTGGGTAGTCCCTCATCAAGCGAATCAAAGAATAATCAGCGCAGTAGCACAACGTCTGGAAATGCCGGCTGAAAAAGTCATGGTAAACATTGAGCGTTATGGTAATACAAGTTCCGGCACATTGCCTCTATGTATCTGGGATTTTGAAAACAAGCTCAAAAAAGGAGACAATCTGATATTTACGGCATTCGGAGCCGGATTTACCTGGGGAGCTATCTATATAAAGTGGGGTTATGACGGTTCATCCCCCAGTCAAATCAAGATTAACGACCAAATAATTTCTATGAGGAAGTAA
- a CDS encoding TrmH family RNA methyltransferase: MPIIKISSLTHPGVEIFSTLTEAQLRNRLESDKGIFIAESPKVIKVALDTGYEPLALLCEQNHITGDAAYIIGRCGDIPVYTGSRDLLTTLTGYILTRGVLCAMRRPKPQNIKEVCQDARRIVIINGVVDTTNIGAIFRSAAALGIDAVLLTHNSCDPLNRRAVRVSMGSVFLVPWTWIDNSLSDLCGLGFRTVAMALTENSIPIDNPILSSEPKLAIIMGTEGDGLPYEAITEADYVVRIPMSHGVDSLNVAAASAIAFWQLRAKK, encoded by the coding sequence ATGCCTATTATCAAAATATCATCCCTGACACACCCAGGAGTAGAAATATTCAGTACTTTGACTGAAGCTCAACTGCGTAATCGGCTTGAGTCCGACAAGGGAATATTCATAGCTGAAAGCCCCAAGGTTATCAAAGTGGCTTTAGATACAGGTTATGAACCCTTAGCTCTCTTATGTGAACAGAATCATATCACCGGTGATGCAGCCTACATCATAGGACGTTGCGGAGACATCCCCGTCTATACAGGTAGCAGAGATTTATTGACTACCTTGACTGGCTACATCCTGACGCGTGGTGTCCTTTGCGCCATGCGCCGTCCTAAACCACAAAACATCAAAGAGGTATGTCAGGACGCCAGGCGCATCGTAATCATCAACGGTGTAGTGGATACAACCAATATCGGCGCCATCTTCCGTTCAGCAGCAGCTCTCGGAATAGATGCCGTCTTACTGACACACAACTCTTGCGACCCCTTGAACCGGCGTGCAGTCAGAGTATCCATGGGATCAGTTTTTTTAGTGCCTTGGACCTGGATAGATAATTCATTAAGTGATCTGTGCGGATTAGGCTTTCGCACAGTCGCTATGGCGCTCACGGAAAACTCTATCCCCATCGATAATCCTATCCTAAGTTCCGAACCCAAGTTAGCTATTATAATGGGCACTGAAGGTGACGGGCTTCCGTATGAAGCTATTACCGAAGCCGACTATGTAGTCCGCATTCCTATGTCACACGGAGTTGATTCGCTTAATGTAGCCGCTGCATCCGCCATAGCCTTCTGGCAACTTCGTGCCAAAAAGTAA
- a CDS encoding MGMT family protein, which yields MDNILFRQEVYSVVAAVPSGRVVTYGQIAYLVGRPQCSRMVGHVMHNVPAELHLPCHRVVNSQGRLVPFWKEQRRLLEDEGVKFRKNGCVDMKVFQWEFMKE from the coding sequence ATGGACAACATCCTCTTCCGGCAAGAAGTTTACAGTGTGGTGGCTGCCGTTCCTTCCGGACGAGTGGTGACTTACGGACAGATAGCCTATCTTGTGGGCAGGCCTCAATGTTCCCGTATGGTGGGACATGTCATGCATAATGTGCCGGCAGAGTTACATTTGCCGTGTCATAGGGTAGTGAACAGTCAAGGAAGACTGGTTCCTTTTTGGAAGGAACAACGGAGATTGTTGGAAGATGAAGGAGTAAAATTCAGGAAGAACGGGTGTGTTGACATGAAGGTGTTTCAGTGGGAATTCATGAAAGAGTAA
- a CDS encoding glycine betaine ABC transporter substrate-binding protein, with product MQERIYSIARKGFSEQYPFAATLLGNIHLSDREISSLMRAIEKTRGTEIRTICRWMDEHRD from the coding sequence ATCCAAGAGCGAATCTATTCCATTGCCAGGAAGGGATTCAGCGAACAATACCCGTTTGCAGCCACCCTTCTGGGAAACATCCACCTGTCTGACAGAGAGATCAGCTCTCTGATGCGAGCCATAGAGAAAACTCGTGGAACCGAAATAAGAACTATATGCCGATGGATGGACGAACACAGGGATTGA
- a CDS encoding nitrous oxide-stimulated promoter family protein, whose protein sequence is MKTSRIKQEQQTVEQMIRLYCRRHEGNEELCSQCQELLEYAQARLSRCPFGEKKTTCKLCPVHCYKPEMKGRMRKVMRYAGPRMLLYHPLAVIRHLWRDFWG, encoded by the coding sequence ATGAAAACGTCACGCATCAAGCAAGAACAGCAGACCGTAGAGCAGATGATACGCCTCTACTGCCGCAGGCACGAAGGAAACGAAGAACTCTGCTCGCAATGTCAAGAATTATTAGAGTATGCGCAGGCAAGATTGTCGCGATGCCCTTTCGGAGAAAAGAAAACTACTTGCAAGCTCTGCCCTGTCCATTGCTACAAGCCGGAAATGAAGGGGCGGATGCGGAAAGTGATGCGGTACGCAGGACCCCGAATGCTGCTATACCATCCCTTAGCAGTCATCCGTCACCTATGGAGAGATTTTTGGGGTTGA
- a CDS encoding MaoC family dehydratase, with translation MEKVIINSYEDFEKLVGRQIGVSDYVDLPQERINLFADATLDHQWIHVDPERAKVESPFKSTIAHGYLTLSMLPYLWNEIIEVNNLKMMINYGMDKMKFGQAVLSGQSVRLVAELQSLANLRGVAKAEIKFAIEIQGEKKKALEGVAVFLYYFN, from the coding sequence ATGGAAAAAGTGATTATCAACTCGTATGAGGATTTTGAAAAGCTGGTAGGCCGGCAGATTGGTGTTTCGGATTATGTGGACCTTCCACAAGAGCGTATCAATCTTTTTGCAGATGCGACATTAGACCATCAGTGGATTCATGTGGACCCGGAACGTGCCAAAGTGGAAAGCCCTTTCAAGAGCACGATAGCGCATGGATACCTTACCCTGTCCATGCTACCCTATCTGTGGAATGAGATCATTGAAGTGAATAACTTGAAGATGATGATTAACTATGGGATGGATAAGATGAAATTCGGTCAGGCTGTATTGTCAGGGCAAAGCGTGCGGCTCGTTGCCGAATTGCAGTCTTTGGCGAATCTGCGCGGTGTAGCGAAAGCGGAAATCAAATTTGCCATTGAGATCCAGGGCGAGAAGAAAAAGGCTCTTGAAGGTGTAGCTGTCTTCCTGTACTATTTTAATTGA